AGTTAGTTCTTTCTACACTCGTATGCATTCCGTTGTTACTTAGAATTCTTCTCTTGACCTCTGTTTGTGATAttccttcttttcatattgggTACCTGTTGTTTTGGTGCTCATGCTACGCTATGCATCTATTTTTGTGATGCAGGTCCGAGCACCAGTGACCAACGTTCATATCGAGCTTGGAACATTTTGATCCGAAAAAAGAGATGCGCATACTGTGTTTGGTACTATTTTAGTCTCCATATANatattaaaatcattattatttttcctaacaccactattatgtatttatttaaattacttcAATTTAAACATATTTTGCATAAACTATTCAAGTATTATCAAACTGATCATGTATTAATAGAAGTTTTGTCAATTAAATAACACTTAAAagcataataacacaaaaacaaagattttttttccataataaTGCAAGtacataattacataaaaatatgggtCACATACCAAGTTCATTTGGACAACCATACCTGAACTccaatataaaaaagaaaaaacttaaaatcataatctaacataaaaaagatctaaagaaatatataagtcATATCTTATACTGTTAAGTTTAACCGTTGAACTATATTGTAAGAAAGATTCTCTTGCTTCTCTTTAATTTCAGAATGAAGCTATTTGTTCTTTTCTCCAGTTAATTCTTAACgacatatattcatatcataatctagaaagaagaaaagagaatagtggatgataaaaaagaaaagaatgtgatGATTTAGGAAGCAATTAACTGGTATTTATAGTGATATTTGATTGCCTTTTCACCTACCAAAATTTTTAATGGGGCACATTGAATCATGATAGATACATTGATTTTAGTTTCTAAATTCAAAGAATCACAAACTTTGAAGAGTTTCATACATTATTGTTGGtagataaatttatgttaatttcaaaattcaaagaatcacAGAATTCGGAGAGTTCCATACATTATTGTTTTCtactataatttaatttaacatatttaattataattataatgtcataactaaaaaattaaattgtagTTGTTGGATTTCATATTCTAccattatgtaattaaatattagtatttaaatataaattaatttattttgatttagtgAAGGGGCAAAATGGTAATCCAACTTTGAAGGTTGGAGCTTTCCActaataataatactagtttctgaggacgtgcttcgcacgtgtgttttatgtgaatttttatagataCGTTAGAATGACTAGAATCTCatggaaatatatatgtaaattgtaatgaataataaaatgtaacaattacaaaattcaaagacttacgacaataaaatattcatagaaaactaaattaagaagtctaaCAGAgtgaaaaaaagacaaaaagaaacagaatatttaagaaaaaatacaatatagacattattcttataagattgatgtatatataaatgtaaaaataagtacaaaattagtacataactcTCTGAGTTTTATCGACTCCTttcatatcctatcaaaattcaagagtcttcaTCATCTGCTTTtactatataataaaaataataacctaataatcttggtaggggtttcatgagataaagaagttgaatttatataaatagaatagaaggaatatcaaaatatatcttaaaatattagtttaaatatttggaggttatgaatatgaaaagatgagagttatgaatattaagagtataaaagttaaataagcaattagaaaataataataaataaatgaagaatatgaaaaaaaaaaattaaagttagcaaatcatataaaaagaacaactaaagtttttatcatgtaattaagcattaatgaatttaaatttgtgaaggtagagtcattcttaataaTATTCAAGAGGACATTATCAATGTGCGTCTCCATTTTGTAGATTTGcaccctttaaattattaaatttcgttatttatcataaaggataatactttatccacatcaattatattattcatgagaggcgttaaggaaaaagttataagaagaggaaaataaaagaaatttagataaagatttttttaaaaaaaattataattattatatacatatagattatagatgataaatattaatagattagatatttaattaggaattaatcttaggaagtctaaaagtcattaacatttaattaaatttatacagtcaaatatttaaatattttataacaatttaatttatagaaagggtaaatcataattcaactttcaacttttttgttcatgcttttagtaatatattatgatatatatgatatgatatatgatgataattaaatattagtatttaaaaaataaattaatttattttgatttagtgAAGGAGCAAAATGGTAATCTAACTTTGAAGGTTgaagcttcccacttataataatatatgatatatacacTTGTCTTTAACCTTTCGAAACAGTCCAGTTTCCGTGGTCCACTTTTAGGACGTTTACTCGTTTTGTTAATTGTTAGTAGCTCTGTGCtagtgactaccaggttttgggagggatctttttatatatatatatatatatatatatatatatatatatatatatgtttaggtTTGCTTCCGcttatttatattgttattttaaattttgccTATTCTTGTTTAATTTCTGCCTTCAAACTCATTACTTGTTATTCCGAGTTACGGGTTGACTTACCTATTGGTGAATTATAATAGGTGCTATCATGACTCGAGAAATTACGTGGTGACAAATGTATTCCATCAAAAGTGTAAACATGCACCCAAAAGTTTCCAAGCATTCAATTGAATGAAATCATACTAACAAAAAGGACATGCTTGTGAAGTGCCAAGAATAATGTTCTATTCGATAAATACATttgaataatattaaattaaagcaTACAAGAAACAGAAAATTGATTCACAGTTGACGTGAAGATGCCTAAATATAAGGGGTTCAACTAGTTACGTATTACAAGgcatataaaaaagaaaaaacaattagCCCAAAGACTCAATTATGTGGCAATTTCTATCTTTCTTCTGCCTTTAGGACAATTAGTTACCTCAGAAAATTTCCAAGCAGCGATACAACAAAACCTATAAAGATCAGCTTCATTGTTTTCATCAACGATGGTGCACAAGAGAAATTTACTCTCCGAGCTTGGTCCCTGTGGAAGTGTGAGATACTGTAAGAGCACTTAATAACTGCAATTGCCAAGAAAGGATATACATTTCCCTACAGACACTAACATTCTCTACATTTTGAAATATTCAGTAGAAGATTCTTTTTTCACTAGTTTCTGCGAAAGATAAGAACTACCGAGAAAACTCACTCCAGTATGACTAAGCAGTATAACAATATGAGATCAGACATATATCTTACTTCTGTAAAGGTGACAGTGCACCACAAAAGATGGTGTTAGCTGGAACTGGAAGCTCTGAGTTCTCCGGATTCACCACATTAATATAAGTTTCTTGACCAAGGTACCACGAGTCAAGGTTTTGAGCACGTAAATTCCAAATGCCAGGATTGTCTAGGAAAACTAAAATGGCAGTCCAAGCACCTGGAAACACCTGCAGGAGAGAAAACTTCCCTTTTGTTTATCAATGAAAAATTTTCACCAATACTAGCAGAAATTTCCAACGAGTTATGACAAAGAAAGCAATGGGGTGAGACcaatattttgttttgaaataaattttatttttgcatacTTCGAAGCAATTAACATCTTggtaaaaattacaataaatattaTGGTCACATATAAATTGGAAAGAATGAACCTCTATGTGGAATATCTGTTCAAGATAAGTAGACATATATATTTAACCTGGGTAGTGCATCGAGCAACACCATCCCATTTGTTGTAGGTGCTTCTACTATTCTCCGTCCATAGCCCGTAGTCCATGCTATTGTCATTTTTGAGAATGAGAACTTCAGATCTTTCGATTCCAAACTGAAAACAAGTGATTCAagcaactttttgaaaatacacTACTCACCCGACAACAAAAAAGGCGTAGCCATCAAGGTGATAGCTCTGAACAGTTGTGTCATTGTTTTGGAATATGATTTCCACGAATGCTTTGTAAGTACCATTAATTACTGACGTATCAACTTTTGCCGGCCtgttcatcattttattgggGAAGTCAAGCTTGAAGACGCCTGGGATGTTAAATTGCTCAGCAAGTTTTAGAGGTGTTGATGGCGCTAAGTATGAAATACCACTGAGAGTAGTGCGCCATTTCCCTTCTATTAGCTCTGCAGGCCTATTATGAAGGACAAAGACATCAGTCACAGTGATTTCACCATATTTGAAGGATCCTTGGGGGTTTGGCCGTGCCGCACCAGCAGAAACATTCCATCTGCAAAATATTGCAATAATATTTTAGCTAACAGATACTTGAAAAACGAGAACctcacatttttcttttgatttttatatttttctggGGAGGGGGTTGGGTTAGAGGAGAGTAAATATCCTGTATCTCTACTTTGGGTAACACATGTCGACAAATTGTTCTGTAAGAAGATGAACAACTTTCCATACCTAATGATGCACACAACTAACTAGGGGAGATAACATAATGTAGCAAAGAATAATTACACTTTCTACAACCTTATGGATCTTGCTTGACTCATTGAGAAAAATGTGTCAGATTCCATAGGAGGGTCTGGAAGAGGACCTGAAGCGGGTCCTTGCGAATTTGAGTAATGCAAGACAGAGACTCCTACCGACTTCGACGAATCAGAGGAATTAACAAATCGTGGACTAGCAACAATGTAATAATCACTGCTGGCATTCTGATCCATTGTAACAAGAAATGAATATGATTGACCGACGTGGATATCCAAGCTTGTGTAGTTCTGTTGTACTGTGTATGAACCTTCAGTCTCCACAAGAAGAAGGTTATGACTTTGGATTCTGAAATTCAAGCTAGTTGAAACACCAACATTGTGTACTCGAAGGCGGTACGTTTTTCCTGTTATATATAAGCATGATAAAAGACATCTGTGATAAATAATGTAACTGAATGAAAATTCAGGTGCTAATATGTCACTTCCCAATGAACTACTAAGTGACAACATTCAGTTCTTATCACCATCAGAAGAACAGAGGAATTTTTCGAATCCTTGAGTCAAGTACAGGATCTCTCACATAAAACAATTACAGTCAATAGACACTCTTAATTCAGATCTACAGACAAGATCTAAATCATTCGTATTTGCATTCAGATTCAgacgtcttaatcttaatgaaaacaaatgaggcctcAGATTCTGGTTAACGGTTTCCTCAATCTGTGATCATCTAATGTAAAACAGGCCTTGCGCCCCATAAGTTCAAGCTTGAGTAAAGATACAGGTCAAGAATGATGATTAAGCAGAGTAACTTCCTTTAGATTGATTAAAGGAAAAAAGGTCAAATTTACCCTTCTACTTAAAATATAAGTAAGATTCATCCCCCGTTGTAGTATGTGGTCAAATCAAACCCTACTGTTAGCAAAGTTTTCAAATATACCCTCAATCTAACAGATTTCCCAAATTTCCCTTTTAATTACCCATAAATCAAGCCTTGCTAAATCCAAACAATGGAATTTCGTGTAGTAATCTATGAGTTAAGCCTTTAAAATGCACCTCAAATAATCCTCCATCGATAATAATTACGATTAAACTTGAACCAAAAGTGCCATGCAACGGAATGGAAAAATGTTAAGGTATTAAAATCCGACTATGTACTGAAACAATGCAGATAAAGCCCCAACGAGAAAGAAGAATGTAATAACCTGATTCTACATTAACTGTCTGGTAGGTTATACCGCCTGATACAACGGCATTATCATAATGGTAAGGACCTAGTCCATTGATTAGGATACCATCAGGAGCTCCAAGGCCAACTCCAGTTTCGATTTCTTTTCTGAGTTCCTAATGCCCAAAGCTTTTATAAGTGAGCCACAAAATTGTTAAGGATCtactttttacaaaaatagGCTGACCTGTTAAAATTTGCAACTAACCTTGTGACTCTTTATAAACCAGTCACTAATAAAGAGTGTGATGTCCCCATCTGGTGTCGCAAACGGCAGTGGAATGACATTTCTGTTGTTTATAGTGATACCTCCATATCCACCAGCAGCTCTCTGGAAGCTTAAGGAAGGGAAATAAAAGAAACTGCCTATCTGATCTTTAACTTGAAATTCATATGTCCAATTCCAGCTAGCTGGAATGGGACAATTTGTGCCAGATACACCATCTTGCCATGTATCCTTTCTCTGCTGAATGCCACTCCTGCacttaattatcatatttacgTTCATTACGGCATCTAAGCGCTTGTAGATTTATCATAGTGGATTTTATGGATTACCATGTAAGAAGCATAGGCTCATCAAGATCATTTTTAACATTGACAACCACATTCCAGTTGGTAGTGACATTCAGAATGGGTCCTGGAAATTGACCGTTTATCCCAATCACCTGAAAACATATAAATCTTCATATATAATTACCAACAAACATGGGAAAGCTCGGAAAGGTTGCAGCTAATTCTCCTAA
The nucleotide sequence above comes from Solanum pennellii chromosome 9, SPENNV200. Encoded proteins:
- the LOC107031583 gene encoding monocopper oxidase-like protein SKU5 isoform X1: MLLSYYCYLLCFTALCLAEDPYVYFDWTISYITASPLGIKQQVIGINGQFPGPILNVTTNWNVVVNVKNDLDEPMLLTWSGIQQRKDTWQDGVSGTNCPIPASWNWTYEFQVKDQIGSFFYFPSLSFQRAAGGYGGITINNRNVIPLPFATPDGDITLFISDWFIKSHKELRKEIETGVGLGAPDGILINGLGPYHYDNAVVSGGITYQTVNVESGKTYRLRVHNVGVSTSLNFRIQSHNLLLVETEGSYTVQQNYTSLDIHVGQSYSFLVTMDQNASSDYYIVASPRFVNSSDSSKSVGVSVLHYSNSQGPASGPLPDPPMESDTFFSMSQARSIRWNVSAGAARPNPQGSFKYGEITVTDVFVLHNRPAELIEGKWRTTLSGISYLAPSTPLKLAEQFNIPGVFKLDFPNKMMNRPAKVDTSVINGTYKAFVEIIFQNNDTTVQSYHLDGYAFFVVGMDYGLWTENSRSTYNKWDGVARCTTQVFPGAWTAILVFLDNPGIWNLRAQNLDSWYLGQETYINVVNPENSELPVPANTIFCGALSPLQKDQARRVNFSCAPSLMKTMKLIFIGFVVSLLGNFLR
- the LOC107031583 gene encoding monocopper oxidase-like protein SKU5 isoform X2, with translation MHSLQVIGINGQFPGPILNVTTNWNVVVNVKNDLDEPMLLTWSGIQQRKDTWQDGVSGTNCPIPASWNWTYEFQVKDQIGSFFYFPSLSFQRAAGGYGGITINNRNVIPLPFATPDGDITLFISDWFIKSHKELRKEIETGVGLGAPDGILINGLGPYHYDNAVVSGGITYQTVNVESGKTYRLRVHNVGVSTSLNFRIQSHNLLLVETEGSYTVQQNYTSLDIHVGQSYSFLVTMDQNASSDYYIVASPRFVNSSDSSKSVGVSVLHYSNSQGPASGPLPDPPMESDTFFSMSQARSIRWNVSAGAARPNPQGSFKYGEITVTDVFVLHNRPAELIEGKWRTTLSGISYLAPSTPLKLAEQFNIPGVFKLDFPNKMMNRPAKVDTSVINGTYKAFVEIIFQNNDTTVQSYHLDGYAFFVVGMDYGLWTENSRSTYNKWDGVARCTTQVFPGAWTAILVFLDNPGIWNLRAQNLDSWYLGQETYINVVNPENSELPVPANTIFCGALSPLQKDQARRVNFSCAPSLMKTMKLIFIGFVVSLLGNFLR
- the LOC107031583 gene encoding monocopper oxidase-like protein SKU5 isoform X4, with the translated sequence MCRSGIQQRKDTWQDGVSGTNCPIPASWNWTYEFQVKDQIGSFFYFPSLSFQRAAGGYGGITINNRNVIPLPFATPDGDITLFISDWFIKSHKELRKEIETGVGLGAPDGILINGLGPYHYDNAVVSGGITYQTVNVESGKTYRLRVHNVGVSTSLNFRIQSHNLLLVETEGSYTVQQNYTSLDIHVGQSYSFLVTMDQNASSDYYIVASPRFVNSSDSSKSVGVSVLHYSNSQGPASGPLPDPPMESDTFFSMSQARSIRWNVSAGAARPNPQGSFKYGEITVTDVFVLHNRPAELIEGKWRTTLSGISYLAPSTPLKLAEQFNIPGVFKLDFPNKMMNRPAKVDTSVINGTYKAFVEIIFQNNDTTVQSYHLDGYAFFVVGMDYGLWTENSRSTYNKWDGVARCTTQVFPGAWTAILVFLDNPGIWNLRAQNLDSWYLGQETYINVVNPENSELPVPANTIFCGALSPLQKDQARRVNFSCAPSLMKTMKLIFIGFVVSLLGNFLR
- the LOC107031583 gene encoding monocopper oxidase-like protein SKU5 isoform X3, encoding MLLTWSGIQQRKDTWQDGVSGTNCPIPASWNWTYEFQVKDQIGSFFYFPSLSFQRAAGGYGGITINNRNVIPLPFATPDGDITLFISDWFIKSHKELRKEIETGVGLGAPDGILINGLGPYHYDNAVVSGGITYQTVNVESGKTYRLRVHNVGVSTSLNFRIQSHNLLLVETEGSYTVQQNYTSLDIHVGQSYSFLVTMDQNASSDYYIVASPRFVNSSDSSKSVGVSVLHYSNSQGPASGPLPDPPMESDTFFSMSQARSIRWNVSAGAARPNPQGSFKYGEITVTDVFVLHNRPAELIEGKWRTTLSGISYLAPSTPLKLAEQFNIPGVFKLDFPNKMMNRPAKVDTSVINGTYKAFVEIIFQNNDTTVQSYHLDGYAFFVVGMDYGLWTENSRSTYNKWDGVARCTTQVFPGAWTAILVFLDNPGIWNLRAQNLDSWYLGQETYINVVNPENSELPVPANTIFCGALSPLQKDQARRVNFSCAPSLMKTMKLIFIGFVVSLLGNFLR